In Streptomyces thermolilacinus SPC6, a single genomic region encodes these proteins:
- the ctaD gene encoding aa3-type cytochrome oxidase subunit I: protein MSILNEPQGAATAADGSKEPYENELPVRRKQPGNVAVKWLTTTDHKTIGTLYLVTSFVFFCVGGLLALFMRAELARPGTQIMSNEQFNQAFTMHGTIMLLMFATPLFAGFANWIMPLQIGAPDVAFPRLNMFAYWLYLFGSIIAVAGFLTPQGAADFGWFAYTPLSDAVRSPGVGADMWIMGLAFSGFGTILGSVNFITTIICMRAPGMTMFRMPIFTWNVLLTGVLVLLAFPVLAAALFALEADRKFGSHIFDPANGGALLWQHLFWFFGHPEVYIIALPFFGIVSEIVPVFSRKPMFGYIGLVAATIAIAGLSVTVWAHHMYVTGGVLLPFFSFMTFLIAVPTGVKFFNWIGTMWKGSLSFETPMLWTIGFLVTFTFGGLTGVILASPPMDFHVSDSYFVVAHFHYVVFGTVVFAMFAGFHFWWPKFTGKMLDERLGKITFWTLFIGFHGTFLVQHWLGAEGMPRRYADYLAADGFTALNTVSTISSFLLGLSILPFFYNVWKTAKYGKQIEVDDPWGYGRSLEWATSCPPPRHNFLTLPRIRSESPAFDLHHPEISAIDQLENQGRKDTALVGGKEAGK from the coding sequence GTGAGCATCCTCAACGAACCTCAGGGTGCCGCCACGGCAGCTGACGGCTCGAAGGAGCCGTACGAGAACGAGCTGCCCGTCCGGCGCAAGCAGCCCGGCAACGTCGCCGTGAAGTGGCTGACGACCACCGATCACAAGACGATCGGCACGCTCTACCTGGTCACCTCGTTCGTCTTCTTCTGTGTCGGCGGCCTCCTGGCGCTCTTCATGCGCGCCGAGCTCGCCCGTCCCGGCACGCAGATCATGTCGAACGAGCAGTTCAACCAGGCGTTCACCATGCACGGCACGATCATGCTGCTGATGTTCGCGACGCCGCTGTTCGCCGGATTCGCGAACTGGATCATGCCGCTCCAGATCGGCGCGCCCGACGTGGCGTTCCCGCGGCTGAACATGTTCGCCTACTGGCTCTACCTGTTCGGCTCGATCATCGCCGTCGCCGGCTTCCTCACCCCGCAGGGTGCCGCCGACTTCGGCTGGTTCGCCTACACCCCGCTGTCGGACGCCGTCCGTTCCCCGGGTGTCGGCGCCGACATGTGGATCATGGGCCTGGCCTTCTCCGGCTTCGGCACCATCCTCGGCTCGGTCAACTTCATCACCACGATCATCTGCATGCGCGCGCCCGGCATGACGATGTTCCGCATGCCGATCTTCACCTGGAACGTGCTGCTGACCGGCGTCCTGGTCCTGCTCGCCTTCCCGGTGCTGGCCGCCGCGCTCTTCGCGCTGGAGGCCGACCGCAAGTTCGGCTCGCACATCTTCGACCCGGCCAACGGCGGTGCCCTGCTCTGGCAGCACCTCTTCTGGTTCTTCGGCCACCCCGAGGTGTACATCATCGCGCTGCCGTTCTTCGGCATCGTCTCGGAGATCGTCCCGGTCTTCAGCCGCAAGCCGATGTTCGGTTACATCGGCCTGGTGGCCGCGACCATCGCGATCGCCGGTCTGTCCGTGACCGTGTGGGCCCACCACATGTACGTCACCGGCGGTGTGCTGCTGCCGTTCTTCTCCTTCATGACCTTCCTGATCGCGGTCCCGACCGGTGTGAAGTTCTTCAACTGGATCGGCACCATGTGGAAGGGCTCGCTGTCCTTCGAGACGCCGATGCTCTGGACGATCGGCTTCCTGGTCACCTTCACCTTCGGTGGTCTCACCGGTGTGATCCTGGCCTCGCCGCCGATGGACTTCCACGTCTCCGACTCGTACTTCGTCGTCGCGCACTTCCACTACGTCGTCTTCGGCACCGTGGTGTTCGCGATGTTCGCCGGATTCCACTTCTGGTGGCCGAAGTTCACCGGCAAGATGCTGGACGAGCGCCTCGGCAAGATCACCTTCTGGACCCTGTTCATCGGCTTCCACGGCACGTTCCTCGTCCAGCACTGGCTGGGTGCCGAGGGCATGCCGCGCCGCTACGCGGACTACCTCGCCGCGGACGGCTTCACCGCCCTGAACACGGTCTCCACGATCAGCTCGTTCCTGCTGGGCCTGTCGATCCTGCCGTTCTTCTACAACGTCTGGAAGACCGCCAAGTACGGCAAGCAGATCGAGGTCGACGACCCGTGGGGTTACGGCCGGTCGCTGGAGTGGGCCACGTCCTGCCCGCCGCCGCGCCACAACTTCCTCACGCTGCCGCGCATTCGCTCCGAATCCCCGGCGTTCGACCTGCACCACCCTGAGATCTCCGCGATCGACCAGCTCGAGAACCAGGGCCGCAAGGACACCGCGCTGGTCGGCGGCAAGGAGGCCGGCAAGTGA
- the ctaC gene encoding aa3-type cytochrome oxidase subunit II has translation MSPNGSDRSSRRPMRRKLPQVLTAGLILATATGCSYNWEDFPRLGMPTPVTEEAPRILSLWQGSWAAALATGVLVWGLILWSVIFHRRSRTKVEVPPQTRYNMPIEALYTVTPLIIVSVLFYFTARDESKLLALSEKPAHTINVVGYQWSWGFNYIENVDGDAATGAKPSPELAAIPDKWQKQFPAGAEGVHDAGIPGTRNPQTGNPGPTLWLPKGEKVRFVLTSRDVIHSFWVVPFLMKQDVIPGHTNAFEVTPTKEGTFLGKCAELCGVDHSRMLFNVKVVSPERYQQHLKELAEKGQTGYIPSGIQQTDPARNAEKNQL, from the coding sequence GTGAGTCCCAACGGCTCCGACCGCTCGTCGCGGCGCCCGATGCGGCGGAAGCTGCCGCAGGTGCTGACTGCGGGCCTGATCCTGGCTACCGCCACCGGTTGCTCGTACAACTGGGAAGACTTCCCTCGCCTCGGTATGCCCACCCCGGTGACGGAAGAGGCCCCGCGGATCCTCTCCCTCTGGCAGGGCTCGTGGGCGGCTGCGCTCGCCACGGGCGTGCTCGTGTGGGGCCTGATCCTGTGGAGCGTCATCTTCCACCGGCGAAGCCGCACCAAGGTCGAGGTTCCTCCGCAGACCCGGTACAACATGCCCATCGAGGCGCTGTACACGGTCACCCCGCTCATCATCGTCTCGGTGCTCTTCTACTTCACCGCGCGTGACGAGTCGAAGCTCCTCGCTCTCTCCGAGAAGCCGGCCCACACGATCAACGTGGTCGGCTACCAGTGGAGCTGGGGCTTCAACTACATCGAGAACGTGGACGGCGACGCCGCCACGGGCGCCAAGCCCTCCCCGGAGCTTGCCGCCATTCCGGACAAGTGGCAGAAGCAGTTCCCCGCCGGTGCCGAGGGCGTCCACGACGCCGGCATCCCGGGGACGCGGAACCCCCAGACCGGCAACCCGGGCCCGACGCTGTGGCTGCCCAAGGGCGAGAAGGTCCGGTTCGTCCTGACCTCCCGTGACGTCATCCACTCCTTCTGGGTGGTCCCCTTCCTGATGAAGCAGGACGTCATCCCGGGTCACACCAACGCCTTCGAGGTGACCCCCACCAAGGAGGGGACCTTCCTCGGCAAGTGCGCCGAACTGTGCGGCGTCGACCACTCCCGGATGCTCTTCAACGTCAAGGTCGTCTCCCCTGAGCGCTACCAGCAGCACCTCAAGGAGCTGGCCGAGAAGGGGCAGACCGGCTACATCCCGTCGGGCATTCAGCAGACGGACCCGGCCAGGAATGCGGAGAAGAACCAACTGTGA
- a CDS encoding carbohydrate kinase family protein, with the protein MRIAVTGSIATDHLMTFPGRFADQLVADQLHTVSLSFLVDNLDVRRGGVGANICFGMGQLGTRPILVGAAGSDFDEYRAWLDRHGVDTESVRISEVLHTARFVCTTDADHNQIGSFYTGAMSEARLIELKAVADRVGGLDLVLIGADDPEAMLRHTEECRTRSIPFAADFSQQIARMDGDEIRTLLDGATYLFSNEYEKGLIESKTGWTDAEILGRVGHRVTTLGARGVRIERAGEPAIEVSCPDEEAKVDPTGVGDAFRAGFLSGLSWGVGLERAAQVGCMLATLVIETLGTQEYTLRRAHFMERFTKTYGDEAAAEVQAHLA; encoded by the coding sequence GTGCGTATCGCAGTCACCGGCTCCATCGCCACCGACCACCTCATGACCTTCCCCGGCCGATTCGCCGACCAGCTCGTCGCGGATCAGCTGCACACGGTTTCCCTCTCCTTCCTCGTCGACAACCTCGACGTCCGCCGGGGAGGCGTCGGCGCGAACATCTGCTTCGGCATGGGCCAGCTGGGCACCCGCCCGATCCTCGTCGGCGCCGCCGGATCGGACTTCGACGAGTACCGCGCCTGGCTCGACCGGCACGGCGTGGACACCGAGTCCGTACGGATCTCCGAGGTCCTCCACACGGCCCGCTTCGTCTGCACCACCGACGCCGACCACAACCAGATCGGCTCCTTCTACACCGGCGCCATGAGCGAGGCCCGGCTCATCGAGCTGAAGGCCGTCGCCGACCGCGTCGGCGGCCTCGACCTGGTCCTCATCGGCGCCGACGACCCCGAGGCGATGCTCCGCCACACCGAGGAGTGCCGGACCCGCTCCATCCCCTTCGCCGCCGACTTCTCCCAGCAGATCGCCCGCATGGACGGCGACGAGATCCGCACCCTGCTCGACGGCGCGACCTACCTCTTCTCCAACGAGTACGAGAAGGGCCTCATCGAGTCCAAGACCGGCTGGACCGACGCGGAGATCCTCGGCCGCGTCGGCCACCGCGTCACCACCCTCGGCGCCCGCGGCGTGCGCATCGAGCGCGCGGGCGAGCCCGCCATCGAGGTCTCCTGCCCCGACGAGGAGGCCAAGGTGGACCCGACCGGCGTCGGCGACGCGTTCCGCGCGGGCTTCCTCTCCGGCCTCTCCTGGGGCGTCGGCCTGGAGCGCGCCGCCCAGGTCGGCTGCATGCTCGCCACGCTCGTCATCGAGACCCTCGGCACCCAGGAGTACACCCTGCGCCGCGCCCACTTCATGGAGCGCTTCACCAAGACGTACGGTGACGAGGCCGCCGCCGAGGTCCAGGCGCACCTCGCCTGA
- a CDS encoding cytochrome c oxidase subunit 4: MKIQGKMFIWLSFFILAMAVLYGLWSKEPVGTTALFMAFGLAIMVGYYLAFTAKRVDAMAQDDKEADVADEAGELGFFSPHSWQPLSLAIGGAFAFLGVALDWWLMFFSLPLILIGVFGWVFEYYRGENQNQ, from the coding sequence GTGAAGATCCAGGGCAAGATGTTCATCTGGCTGAGCTTCTTCATCCTGGCCATGGCCGTCCTGTACGGCCTGTGGTCGAAGGAGCCGGTCGGCACCACCGCGCTGTTCATGGCCTTCGGCCTGGCGATCATGGTCGGCTACTACCTGGCCTTCACGGCCAAGCGCGTGGACGCCATGGCCCAGGACGACAAGGAGGCCGACGTCGCGGACGAGGCCGGTGAGCTCGGCTTCTTCTCGCCGCACAGCTGGCAGCCGCTCTCCCTGGCCATCGGTGGCGCGTTCGCCTTCCTCGGCGTCGCCCTCGACTGGTGGCTGATGTTCTTCTCCCTGCCGCTCATCCTGATCGGTGTCTTCGGCTGGGTCTTCGAGTACTACCGCGGTGAGAACCAGAACCAGTAA
- a CDS encoding cysteine desulfurase/sulfurtransferase TusA family protein: MAYFDVASSAPLHPVARQALQASLDEGWADPARLYREGRRARMLLDAAREAAAEAVGCRPDELTFTPSGTHAVHSGVAGALAGRRRAGRHLVVSEVEHSSVLHAAEAHEAANGSVTRVPVERTGAVVPEAYAGALREDTALACLQSANHEVGTVQPVAEVAEACRAAGVPLLVDAAQSLAWGPVEGGWSLLAASAHKWGGPAGVGLLAVRKGVRFAAQGPSDERESGRSAGFPNLPAVVAAAASLRAVREEAAAEAGRLRGLVERIRARVAASVPEVEVVGDPERRLPHLVTFSCLYVDGEALLHELDRSGFSVSSGSSCTSSTLTPSHVLRAMGVLSEGNVRISLPLGVAEADVDRFLEVLPGVVAGVRERLGAPVAGPAEDVSDAGGELVVDALGKRCPVPVIELAKVIGDVPVGGTVRVLADDAAARLDIPAWCQMRGQEYVGEEPADRGAAHVVRRLG; the protein is encoded by the coding sequence GTGGCCTACTTCGACGTCGCTTCCTCCGCTCCCCTGCACCCCGTCGCACGCCAGGCGCTCCAGGCGTCCCTGGACGAGGGGTGGGCCGATCCCGCGCGCCTGTACCGGGAGGGCAGGCGCGCCCGGATGCTGCTGGACGCCGCGCGGGAGGCGGCGGCGGAGGCGGTGGGGTGCCGCCCGGACGAGCTGACGTTCACTCCTTCGGGGACGCACGCGGTTCACTCGGGGGTGGCCGGGGCGCTGGCGGGGCGCCGGCGGGCGGGGCGGCATCTGGTCGTGTCGGAGGTGGAGCACTCGTCGGTGCTGCACGCGGCCGAGGCGCACGAGGCGGCCAACGGATCGGTGACGCGGGTGCCGGTGGAGCGGACGGGCGCGGTGGTCCCGGAGGCGTACGCGGGGGCGCTGCGCGAGGACACGGCGCTGGCGTGTCTGCAGTCGGCCAACCACGAGGTCGGCACCGTGCAGCCGGTGGCGGAGGTGGCCGAGGCGTGCCGGGCGGCGGGGGTGCCGCTGCTGGTGGACGCGGCGCAGTCGCTGGCGTGGGGACCGGTGGAGGGCGGCTGGTCGCTGCTGGCGGCGAGCGCCCACAAGTGGGGCGGCCCGGCGGGGGTCGGGCTGCTGGCGGTGCGCAAGGGGGTGCGGTTCGCGGCGCAGGGGCCCTCGGACGAGCGGGAGTCCGGCCGGTCGGCCGGGTTCCCGAACCTCCCGGCGGTCGTGGCGGCGGCGGCGTCGCTGCGGGCCGTGCGGGAGGAGGCCGCCGCGGAGGCGGGGCGGCTGCGGGGCCTGGTGGAGCGGATCAGGGCGCGGGTGGCGGCGTCGGTGCCCGAGGTGGAGGTGGTGGGCGACCCGGAGCGGCGGCTGCCGCACCTGGTGACGTTCTCGTGCCTGTACGTGGACGGGGAGGCGCTGCTGCACGAGCTGGACCGGTCCGGTTTCTCCGTTTCGTCCGGTTCCTCGTGTACGAGTTCGACGCTGACGCCCAGCCATGTCCTGCGGGCGATGGGCGTGCTGTCGGAGGGGAATGTCCGGATCTCGCTCCCCCTGGGGGTGGCGGAGGCGGATGTCGACCGGTTCCTGGAGGTGCTGCCGGGGGTCGTGGCCGGGGTGCGGGAGCGGCTCGGCGCCCCGGTGGCCGGTCCGGCCGAGGACGTGTCGGACGCGGGCGGGGAGCTGGTCGTGGACGCGCTGGGGAAGCGGTGCCCGGTGCCGGTGATCGAGCTGGCGAAGGTGATCGGCGACGTGCCGGTCGGCGGGACCGTGCGGGTGCTCGCGGACGACGCGGCGGCGCGGCTCGACATCCCGGCGTGGTGCCAGATGCGGGGCCAGGAGTACGTGGGCGAGGAGCCGGCGGACCGGGGCGCGGCCCATGTGGTCCGCCGGCTCGGGTGA
- the erpA gene encoding iron-sulfur cluster insertion protein ErpA, giving the protein MSVSDEKTTVSDGIILTDAAAAKVKALLDQEGRDDLALRVAVQPGGCSGLRYQLFFDERSLDGDVVKDFDGVKVVTDRMSAPYLGGASIDFVDTIEKQGFTIDNPNATGSCACGDSFS; this is encoded by the coding sequence ATGTCCGTATCGGACGAGAAGACCACTGTCAGTGACGGCATCATCCTGACGGACGCCGCCGCGGCCAAGGTCAAGGCCCTGCTCGACCAGGAAGGCCGCGACGACCTGGCGCTCCGTGTCGCCGTTCAGCCGGGTGGCTGCTCCGGCCTGCGCTACCAGCTCTTCTTCGACGAGCGCTCGCTCGACGGCGACGTCGTCAAGGACTTCGACGGCGTCAAGGTCGTCACCGACCGGATGAGCGCCCCGTACCTGGGCGGCGCCTCCATCGACTTCGTCGACACGATCGAGAAGCAGGGCTTCACCATCGACAACCCGAACGCCACGGGTTCCTGCGCCTGCGGCGACTCCTTCAGCTGA
- a CDS encoding efflux RND transporter permease subunit: protein MSWLSRFSLAQRALIGLMSIIAIVFGTIAIPQLKQQLLPSIELPMVSVLAPYQGASPEVVEKQVVEPLESSLEAVDGIKGVTSTASEGNALIMATFDYGDESAKQLVADVQQAVNRARAMLPDGVDPQVIAGSTDDIPTVVLAASSTAKDQQALADLLERTVVPALEDIDGVGQVSVSGVQDVQVSVTPDDRKLAAAGLTTARLADALRSGGATVPAGSFSEAGESRTVQVGGGFTSLKQIQDLRVPAAEPGKGKAVRLGDVAAVRQEESARTSLTRTNGRPSLAVMATMDKDGSAVAISEAVEEKLPGLRKDLGEGAELTVVSDQGPAVAKSISGLTTEGALGLVFAVLVILVFLASIRSTLVTAVSIPLSVVLALLVLWSRDLSLNMLTLGALTIAIGRVVDDSIVVLENIKRHLGYGEERQAAILTAVREVAGAVTSSTLTTVAVFLPIGLVGGMVGELFGSFSLTVTAALLASLLVSLTVVPVLSYWFLRAPKGTSADPDEARRAAEEKEARSRLQRMYVPVLRFATRRRLTSLGIAVVVLLGTFGMAPLLKTNFFDQGEQTVLSVKQKLPPGTSLDAMDAAAKKVEKVLASAEGVEDYQVTVGSSGFMAAFGGGTGANQASYQVKLAESASSEEVRDRIDEELGKLDDIGDTTIAAGDGFGSQDLSVVVKAADAKTLREASEAVRAEVAELKDVTDVRSDLAQSVPRVSVRATAKAAEAGFGDAALGMAVAQAVRGTPAGKAVLDDTERDVVITSARPARTLAELRALPLGPVKLGDIADVRLVPGPVSMTRIDGSRAATITAKPTGDNTGAVSAELQKKIDALDLPDGATASIGGVSEDQQEAFANLGLAMLAAIAIVFMLLVATFRSLVQPLILLVSVPFAATGAIGLLVVTDTAMGVPAMIGLLMLIGIVVTNAIVLIDLINQYRAQGLGVVEAVVEGGRHRLRPILMTALATIFALVPMALGITGEGGFIAQPLAVVVIGGLITSTLLTLLLVPTLYAMVELRKERRAAKRTAKRGTDTTKEAPPAAREAEPEETAASTR, encoded by the coding sequence ATGTCCTGGCTGTCCAGATTCAGCCTCGCCCAGCGGGCCCTCATCGGCCTGATGTCGATCATCGCGATCGTCTTCGGCACCATCGCGATACCCCAGCTCAAGCAGCAGCTCCTGCCGTCCATCGAACTGCCCATGGTCTCGGTCCTCGCGCCGTACCAGGGCGCCTCGCCCGAAGTGGTCGAGAAGCAGGTCGTCGAACCCCTGGAGAGCTCCCTGGAGGCCGTGGACGGCATCAAGGGCGTCACCTCCACGGCCAGCGAGGGCAACGCCCTGATCATGGCCACCTTCGACTACGGCGACGAGTCCGCCAAGCAGCTCGTCGCCGACGTCCAGCAGGCGGTGAACCGCGCCCGCGCCATGCTGCCCGACGGGGTGGACCCGCAGGTCATCGCCGGTTCCACGGACGACATCCCGACCGTCGTCCTCGCCGCGTCGTCCACGGCCAAGGACCAGCAGGCCCTCGCCGACCTGCTGGAGCGGACCGTCGTCCCCGCGCTGGAGGACATCGACGGCGTCGGCCAGGTCTCCGTCAGCGGCGTCCAGGACGTCCAGGTCTCCGTCACGCCCGACGACCGGAAGCTCGCCGCGGCCGGGCTGACGACCGCGCGGCTCGCGGACGCGCTCCGCTCGGGCGGCGCGACCGTCCCCGCGGGCTCGTTCTCGGAGGCCGGTGAGAGCCGCACCGTGCAGGTCGGCGGCGGCTTCACCTCCCTGAAGCAGATCCAGGACCTGCGCGTCCCGGCGGCTGAGCCCGGCAAGGGCAAGGCGGTGCGCCTCGGCGACGTCGCCGCCGTGAGGCAGGAGGAGTCCGCCCGTACGTCCCTGACCCGGACGAACGGCAGGCCGAGCCTCGCCGTGATGGCCACCATGGACAAGGACGGCAGCGCCGTCGCCATCTCCGAGGCCGTCGAGGAAAAGCTGCCCGGCCTGCGCAAGGACCTCGGCGAGGGCGCCGAGCTGACCGTCGTCTCCGACCAGGGCCCCGCCGTCGCCAAGTCGATCTCCGGTCTCACCACGGAGGGCGCGCTCGGTCTGGTCTTCGCCGTCCTCGTCATCCTCGTGTTCCTGGCGTCGATCCGCTCGACCCTGGTCACGGCGGTGTCGATCCCGCTGTCCGTCGTCCTCGCGCTGCTCGTGCTGTGGAGCCGGGACCTGTCGCTGAACATGCTGACGCTGGGCGCGCTCACCATCGCCATCGGCCGCGTCGTGGACGACTCGATCGTCGTCCTGGAGAACATCAAGCGGCACCTCGGCTACGGCGAGGAGCGCCAGGCGGCCATCCTCACGGCCGTCCGGGAGGTCGCCGGGGCGGTGACGTCCTCGACGCTCACCACCGTCGCCGTGTTCCTCCCCATCGGCCTGGTCGGCGGCATGGTCGGCGAGCTGTTCGGCTCGTTCTCGCTGACCGTCACGGCGGCCCTGCTGGCGTCGCTGCTCGTGTCGCTGACGGTCGTGCCGGTCCTCTCGTACTGGTTCCTGCGCGCCCCCAAGGGCACGTCGGCCGACCCGGACGAGGCGCGCCGCGCCGCCGAGGAGAAGGAGGCCCGCAGCCGCCTCCAGCGGATGTACGTGCCGGTGCTGCGGTTCGCGACGCGCCGCCGCCTCACCAGCCTGGGCATCGCCGTCGTGGTGCTGCTCGGCACCTTCGGCATGGCGCCGCTGCTGAAGACGAACTTCTTCGACCAGGGCGAGCAGACCGTCCTGTCGGTGAAGCAGAAACTGCCGCCGGGCACCAGCCTGGACGCGATGGACGCGGCCGCGAAGAAGGTCGAGAAGGTCCTCGCGTCGGCCGAGGGCGTCGAGGACTACCAGGTGACGGTCGGCTCGTCCGGCTTCATGGCCGCGTTCGGCGGCGGTACGGGCGCCAACCAGGCGTCGTACCAGGTGAAGCTGGCGGAGTCGGCGTCGTCCGAGGAGGTCCGCGACCGGATCGACGAGGAGCTGGGCAAGCTCGACGACATCGGCGACACGACCATCGCCGCCGGTGACGGCTTCGGCAGCCAGGACCTGAGCGTCGTCGTCAAGGCGGCCGACGCGAAGACCCTCCGCGAGGCGTCGGAGGCCGTACGGGCGGAGGTGGCCGAGCTGAAGGACGTCACCGACGTGCGGAGCGACCTCGCCCAGTCGGTGCCGCGCGTGTCGGTGCGGGCCACCGCGAAGGCGGCGGAGGCCGGGTTCGGGGACGCGGCGCTCGGCATGGCCGTCGCCCAGGCCGTGCGCGGCACCCCGGCCGGCAAGGCGGTCCTGGACGACACCGAGCGGGACGTGGTCATCACCTCGGCCCGGCCCGCCCGCACCCTCGCGGAGCTGCGGGCGCTGCCGCTCGGCCCGGTGAAGCTGGGCGACATCGCGGACGTACGGCTGGTTCCCGGCCCGGTCTCGATGACCCGCATCGACGGCTCGCGGGCCGCGACGATCACGGCGAAGCCGACCGGCGACAACACGGGCGCGGTGAGCGCCGAGCTCCAGAAGAAGATCGACGCGCTGGACCTGCCGGACGGCGCTACCGCGTCCATCGGCGGTGTCTCGGAGGACCAGCAGGAGGCGTTCGCCAACCTGGGCCTGGCCATGCTCGCGGCCATCGCGATCGTGTTCATGCTGCTGGTGGCGACGTTCCGGAGCCTGGTCCAGCCGCTGATCCTGCTGGTCTCGGTGCCGTTCGCGGCGACGGGCGCGATCGGCCTGCTGGTCGTCACGGACACGGCGATGGGCGTCCCGGCGATGATCGGCCTGCTGATGCTGATCGGCATCGTCGTCACCAACGCGATCGTGCTGATCGACCTGATCAACCAGTACCGGGCACAGGGCCTCGGCGTGGTCGAGGCGGTCGTCGAGGGCGGCCGCCACCGGCTCCGCCCGATCCTGATGACCGCGCTGGCCACGATCTTCGCCCTGGTGCCGATGGCGCTGGGCATCACCGGCGAGGGCGGCTTCATCGCCCAGCCGCTGGCGGTCGTGGTGATCGGCGGCCTGATCACCTCCACGCTCCTCACCCTGCTCCTGGTCCCGACCCTCTACGCGATGGTCGAACTCCGCAAGGAACGCCGCGCGGCCAAGCGCACGGCCAAGCGCGGCACGGACACCACCAAGGAGGCCCCGCCCGCCGCCCGCGAGGCGGAGCCGGAAGAGACGGCGGCCTCCACCCGCTGA
- the nadA gene encoding quinolinate synthase NadA, translating to MRDVTTAQPLDVQPTPLALLLLGREADPKSERGVECPGDLPSPSDPDLVERARAAKEKLGDKVFVLGHHYQRDEVIQFADVTGDSFKLARDAAARPEAEYIVFCGVHFMAESADILTGDDQKVVLPDLAAGCSMADMATAEQVAECWDVLTEAGIADVTVPVSYMNSSADIKAFTGRHGGTICTSSNARRALDWAFEQGEKVLFLPDQHLGRNTAVRDMGMSLEDCVVYNPHKPNGGLTAEELRGAKMILWRGHCSVHGRFSLDSVNEVRERVPGVNVLVHPECRHEVVAAADYVGSTEYIIKTLEAAPAGSKWAIGTELNLVRRLANRFADEGKEIMFLDRTVCFCSTMNRIDLPHLVWALESLAEGNLVNRIQVDPETERFAKLALERMLALP from the coding sequence GTGCGTGACGTGACCACCGCCCAGCCCCTGGATGTCCAGCCGACGCCGCTCGCCCTGCTGCTGCTCGGCCGCGAGGCCGACCCCAAGAGCGAGCGGGGCGTCGAGTGCCCCGGCGACCTCCCCTCGCCGTCCGACCCGGACCTGGTGGAGCGCGCCCGCGCTGCCAAGGAGAAGCTCGGGGACAAGGTCTTCGTCCTCGGCCACCACTACCAGCGCGACGAGGTCATCCAGTTCGCGGACGTCACGGGCGACTCCTTCAAGCTCGCCCGGGACGCGGCCGCCCGGCCCGAGGCGGAGTACATCGTCTTCTGCGGTGTGCACTTCATGGCCGAGTCGGCGGACATCCTGACCGGCGACGACCAGAAGGTCGTCCTGCCCGACCTGGCCGCAGGCTGCTCCATGGCCGACATGGCCACCGCCGAGCAGGTCGCCGAGTGCTGGGACGTCCTCACCGAGGCCGGGATCGCGGACGTGACCGTCCCCGTCTCGTACATGAACTCCTCGGCGGACATCAAGGCGTTCACGGGCAGGCACGGCGGCACGATCTGCACCTCGTCCAACGCCCGCCGCGCCCTGGACTGGGCCTTCGAGCAGGGCGAGAAGGTCCTGTTCCTGCCCGACCAGCACCTCGGCCGCAACACCGCCGTCCGCGACATGGGCATGTCCCTGGAGGACTGCGTCGTCTACAACCCGCACAAGCCGAACGGCGGGCTGACCGCCGAGGAGCTGCGCGGCGCGAAGATGATCCTGTGGCGCGGGCACTGCTCGGTGCACGGCCGGTTCTCGCTGGACTCGGTCAACGAGGTCCGCGAGCGCGTCCCGGGCGTCAACGTGCTGGTGCACCCCGAGTGCCGGCACGAGGTCGTCGCCGCGGCGGACTACGTGGGCTCGACGGAGTACATCATCAAGACCCTGGAGGCGGCGCCCGCCGGGTCGAAGTGGGCCATCGGCACGGAGCTGAACCTGGTGCGGCGGCTGGCGAATCGTTTCGCCGACGAGGGCAAGGAGATCATGTTCCTCGACCGGACCGTGTGCTTCTGCTCCACGATGAACCGGATCGACCTGCCGCACCTGGTGTGGGCGCTGGAGTCGCTGGCGGAGGGGAACCTGGTGAACCGCATCCAGGTGGACCCGGAGACCGAGCGCTTCGCCAAGCTGGCGCTCGAGCGGATGCTGGCGCTGCCGTAA